The Bacillus carboniphilus genome contains a region encoding:
- a CDS encoding cell wall elongation regulator TseB-like domain-containing protein translates to MSKKSLFIFIVIILILAGLSSFTYIYTSAIKDKKSGHEEAEHIALKDEEVEKIVEINTYHGEEKYYVITATDSNSEEFYVFIQDGKVYDKVYKSKGISQEKAISLLKADKNPKEINGISLGVSNYIHMAKDIDEKYIAWEIQYKDQDNRLSYYYLKFENGEFIQSMTI, encoded by the coding sequence ATGAGTAAAAAATCATTGTTTATTTTTATTGTTATTATTCTAATTTTAGCAGGCCTTTCTTCGTTTACTTATATATATACCTCTGCGATAAAGGATAAAAAATCAGGGCATGAAGAAGCAGAACACATTGCTTTGAAAGATGAAGAGGTAGAAAAGATTGTGGAGATCAACACTTATCATGGTGAGGAAAAATATTATGTCATTACTGCTACCGATAGTAACTCTGAAGAATTTTATGTGTTTATACAAGACGGAAAAGTATATGATAAAGTTTATAAGTCAAAAGGAATTTCACAAGAAAAGGCAATTTCTTTATTAAAAGCAGACAAAAATCCAAAAGAAATCAATGGAATTTCGTTAGGAGTATCTAATTACATTCATATGGCTAAAGACATAGATGAAAAGTATATAGCCTGGGAAATACAATACAAAGATCAAGATAATCGCTTAAGTTATTATTACCTTAAATTTGAGAATGGGGAATTTATACAAAGTATGACGATATAA
- a CDS encoding YpoC family protein produces MNMCLKGEEVFSSYLVLKKETYPTNEETLNNQPLYFDLLLHTRQEVLFKPWFEIEQSLTWLFQNWEEGFKQHVNQKKKGKVSEEFMIKGLVSFFAFLYWMNQKPVASLHVVDINDLTMKPVNVVERLSFVMNKPTQHHSVIQLDQLYREAMKQAQKKIAIDKMKKNI; encoded by the coding sequence ATGAACATGTGTTTAAAGGGAGAAGAGGTCTTTTCTTCTTATTTAGTCCTGAAGAAGGAGACATACCCTACAAATGAAGAAACGCTTAATAATCAACCATTATACTTTGATCTGTTACTTCACACTAGGCAAGAAGTGTTGTTTAAGCCTTGGTTTGAAATAGAGCAGTCTTTAACTTGGCTTTTTCAAAATTGGGAAGAAGGTTTCAAACAACATGTAAACCAAAAGAAAAAGGGTAAGGTTAGTGAAGAGTTTATGATAAAAGGGCTCGTTTCCTTTTTTGCCTTTCTTTATTGGATGAATCAAAAGCCAGTGGCTTCGTTACATGTAGTGGACATTAATGATTTAACAATGAAACCTGTAAATGTCGTCGAACGCCTCTCTTTTGTCATGAACAAACCAACACAACATCATTCGGTCATTCAATTGGATCAACTATATAGAGAAGCGATGAAACAAGCGCAGAAAAAAATAGCGATAGATAAAATGAAAAAGAATATATAA
- a CDS encoding YppG family protein — translation MNRQPRSGGYPYYQQPSHPQWYGNQQAYYPNFPQQTQMNPNPYPTQQNYFYPTALQGQSPYQAANPYPRPLPYSPAKNGGFNTVLSQFKNKEGNLDYNKMMNTAGQMVNTMNQVGSLVKGFGSIFK, via the coding sequence ATGAACAGACAACCACGATCTGGAGGTTATCCTTATTATCAACAACCGTCTCATCCACAATGGTATGGGAATCAACAAGCTTACTATCCTAATTTTCCGCAGCAAACTCAAATGAATCCCAATCCTTATCCAACCCAGCAAAATTATTTTTATCCAACAGCACTTCAAGGTCAATCTCCATACCAAGCTGCTAACCCTTATCCCCGCCCACTCCCTTATTCGCCTGCAAAAAATGGAGGTTTTAACACAGTTCTTTCTCAGTTTAAAAACAAGGAAGGAAATCTTGATTACAATAAGATGATGAATACGGCAGGGCAAATGGTGAATACCATGAATCAAGTGGGATCTTTAGTTAAAGGATTTGGGTCAATTTTCAAATAG
- the gpsB gene encoding cell division regulator GpsB produces MLSDKIKLTAKEILEKEFKTTMRGYKQEDVDKYLDDIIKDYETFHQVIEDLQQENLKLKKQAEELYKKTASTPSQAGTTNFDILKRLSNLEKHVFGSKLYD; encoded by the coding sequence ATGCTTTCTGATAAGATAAAATTAACAGCGAAAGAAATTCTTGAGAAAGAATTTAAAACAACCATGCGAGGCTATAAACAAGAAGATGTTGATAAATATTTAGACGATATAATTAAAGACTACGAAACGTTTCATCAAGTCATTGAAGATTTACAACAAGAAAATTTAAAATTAAAAAAGCAAGCAGAGGAGTTATATAAAAAAACAGCTTCGACTCCTTCACAAGCTGGTACGACAAACTTCGATATTTTAAAAAGGCTCTCCAATTTAGAAAAACATGTATTTGGAAGTAAGCTTTACGATTAA
- a CDS encoding YppE family protein, producing the protein MTNVYDISMKLKQLVNQAEKRFLNVKENKQEFDFYKTVKPAVDYEHEVLADWKKEALNWLENNEVANLYPIQIETTFEHAEKLFVQSFFYDVSAKRWKDMKESVDYVVNQILQEFDNEEGKVSF; encoded by the coding sequence TTGACTAATGTTTATGATATATCCATGAAGTTGAAACAGTTAGTTAATCAAGCAGAAAAAAGGTTTTTAAATGTTAAAGAAAATAAGCAGGAATTCGATTTTTATAAAACGGTTAAACCAGCAGTCGATTATGAACATGAGGTTTTAGCTGATTGGAAAAAAGAAGCCCTTAATTGGTTAGAGAATAATGAAGTTGCAAACTTATACCCTATTCAAATAGAAACGACCTTTGAACACGCAGAAAAATTGTTTGTACAATCATTTTTTTATGATGTTAGCGCTAAAAGGTGGAAAGATATGAAAGAATCAGTGGATTATGTTGTGAATCAAATTTTGCAAGAGTTTGACAATGAAGAAGGTAAAGTCTCCTTTTGA
- a CDS encoding fibronectin type III domain-containing protein: protein MFKSLFTTVASGDNSDWKQPSSVEKVVIETGTGKRASNYTPGSEKSVEYIVKGTSKPSVSTQYEKVDKPTNFTPSYDEEKKTLTLSWDYDESKLENISFKLTQSVGGGTAKEITTTKQLSYTITNLEPGQKYSFTLTAVGENSESDAAATSFTAPLEEEEPSILEPIDPIDPIEEENGNEEDNNENQEDNGNNEEDDENTNNDDGNGDQEDPVEGENEESTEGAFLPINREKRLYIEDAQSL from the coding sequence TTGTTCAAAAGCCTGTTTACAACAGTAGCAAGTGGCGATAATTCTGATTGGAAGCAACCAAGTTCCGTTGAAAAAGTCGTTATCGAAACTGGGACGGGTAAACGAGCGAGTAACTATACACCGGGTAGTGAAAAATCGGTAGAATATATCGTAAAAGGAACATCAAAACCGTCAGTATCAACCCAATATGAAAAAGTTGATAAACCTACCAATTTTACACCATCTTACGATGAAGAGAAGAAAACGTTGACGTTATCTTGGGACTATGATGAAAGCAAGTTAGAGAACATCTCATTCAAACTTACACAATCAGTTGGAGGTGGAACAGCAAAAGAGATCACTACTACCAAGCAACTTTCGTATACGATTACTAACTTAGAGCCTGGTCAAAAGTATTCCTTTACGTTGACCGCAGTTGGTGAAAATAGTGAGAGTGATGCAGCTGCGACTAGTTTTACTGCTCCTCTAGAGGAAGAAGAACCAAGTATTCTCGAACCGATCGATCCAATTGATCCAATTGAAGAAGAAAACGGGAATGAGGAAGATAATAACGAAAATCAAGAGGATAACGGGAATAACGAGGAAGATGATGAAAATACGAACAATGATGATGGAAATGGTGATCAGGAAGATCCGGTCGAAGGAGAGAACGAAGAATCTACTGAAGGAGCCTTCCTTCCTATTAACCGAGAAAAACGACTCTATATTGAAGACGCTCAGAGCCTATAG
- a CDS encoding transglycosylase domain-containing protein — protein MTEQYKSRIEKRKKTQGKKKPKSKWIILKKIILAMFALAIVVIIAGGATFAYYISDAPELNEDLLKGNLSSKIYDRDGNEIGEIGAEKRRYVSYDEIPDDLKNAFLATEDTRFFEHHGLDIIRLGGAVIANITNGFGSEGASTITQQLVKNSFLSSEKTLKRKSQELWLSFQVERNYSKEEIFEMYLNRIYYSGNNYGVAKAAELFYGEEELKDLELHEAAMLAGIPKNPSAYNPINNPEDAKKRRDIVLSLMEKNDFITAEQAEEAKAVSIDQTLVEQEQTQSKYYAFVEEVSEEIQAELGIDPGTAGLTINTTLDTKAQDHVDKMLNEDLIAFPDDELQAGITLLDTKTGEILAIGGGRNIPVGGLNYATDTYRQPGSTMKPIVDYGPAIEYLKWPTYHPLTDEKITYSNGDSISNYDNSYIGNKSIRYHLKKSRNIPALKTYQQVVKEVEFEGVNEFTSSIGVPLQKEVEANAIGGGDELSVMQLAGAYAAFGNEGIYNKPHTVRSVEFPDGQTVELQPEGTKAMSDYTAFMITDMLKDVVTSGTGTAAAVPGVKIAGENRNNKFK, from the coding sequence ATGACAGAACAATATAAAAGTCGTATAGAAAAACGAAAAAAGACTCAAGGAAAGAAAAAGCCTAAAAGCAAATGGATTATATTAAAGAAAATTATTCTCGCCATGTTCGCGCTTGCGATCGTTGTCATCATTGCAGGCGGCGCTACCTTTGCCTATTATATTTCTGATGCACCTGAACTTAATGAGGATCTACTAAAGGGAAACCTTTCTTCTAAAATTTATGACCGTGATGGTAATGAAATTGGGGAAATTGGGGCAGAGAAACGGAGATACGTATCTTACGATGAAATACCTGATGATTTAAAAAATGCCTTTTTAGCTACTGAAGACACTCGTTTTTTTGAGCATCATGGATTAGATATTATTCGTTTAGGTGGTGCCGTTATCGCTAACATCACAAACGGATTCGGGTCAGAAGGAGCGAGTACAATTACACAACAGCTTGTAAAGAACTCCTTTTTATCTAGCGAAAAGACATTAAAAAGAAAATCTCAAGAGCTTTGGCTCTCGTTCCAGGTGGAACGAAATTATTCAAAAGAAGAAATTTTCGAAATGTATTTAAACCGTATTTATTACAGTGGTAACAATTACGGAGTTGCAAAAGCAGCCGAACTGTTTTATGGAGAAGAAGAATTGAAAGATCTAGAATTACACGAAGCGGCGATGCTTGCAGGGATCCCCAAAAATCCAAGTGCTTACAATCCAATAAACAACCCTGAAGATGCGAAAAAACGAAGAGACATCGTCCTCTCACTTATGGAAAAAAATGATTTTATCACAGCTGAACAAGCAGAAGAAGCAAAAGCTGTATCAATCGATCAAACTTTAGTAGAGCAAGAGCAAACACAAAGTAAATATTACGCGTTCGTTGAAGAAGTTTCCGAAGAAATACAAGCAGAACTAGGAATTGATCCAGGAACAGCAGGTCTTACCATTAACACAACACTCGACACAAAAGCTCAAGATCATGTTGATAAAATGTTAAATGAAGACCTTATTGCCTTTCCAGATGATGAACTCCAAGCAGGAATTACCCTTTTAGATACAAAAACAGGAGAAATTTTAGCCATAGGTGGAGGGAGAAATATTCCTGTGGGCGGACTCAACTATGCAACAGACACTTACCGCCAACCAGGTTCAACGATGAAGCCGATCGTCGATTATGGGCCAGCTATTGAATATTTAAAATGGCCAACTTATCACCCTTTAACGGATGAGAAAATCACTTATTCTAATGGTGATTCAATTTCAAACTATGATAATAGCTACATCGGTAATAAGTCCATTCGTTATCACTTGAAGAAATCTCGTAATATTCCTGCTCTAAAGACTTATCAACAAGTCGTTAAAGAAGTGGAGTTTGAAGGAGTTAATGAGTTCACATCTAGCATAGGAGTTCCTTTACAAAAAGAGGTTGAAGCAAATGCCATCGGCGGTGGAGACGAACTTTCCGTCATGCAACTAGCTGGAGCCTATGCCGCTTTTGGTAATGAAGGGATATATAATAAGCCACACACAGTCCGATCAGTGGAATTTCCAGATGGGCAAACAGTGGAGCTGCAACCAGAAGGAACAAAAGCGATGTCAGATTATACCGCTTTTATGATTACGGATATGCTAAAAGATGTAGTAACTAGTGGTACAGGAACTGCTGCTGCAGTTCCTGGAGTAAAGATCGCAGGGGAAAACAGGAACAACAAATTCAAATAA
- a CDS encoding GNAT family N-acetyltransferase, producing MEQVYWSVGWKKHTVEVIEKIFIASNVFAISSINGQVVGLGRAISDGVFNAAIYDVVVHKDFQGRGIGDKIMNSLLEQLSDISCVHLISTTGNEHFYYKHAFKNVKTGMARYINVQLQQKYLN from the coding sequence ATGGAACAAGTTTACTGGTCAGTTGGATGGAAAAAGCATACGGTTGAAGTTATCGAAAAAATTTTTATAGCGAGTAATGTTTTTGCAATTTCAAGCATCAATGGACAAGTTGTCGGTTTAGGAAGAGCGATCTCAGATGGTGTGTTTAATGCTGCAATTTACGATGTGGTTGTACATAAAGATTTTCAAGGGAGGGGAATTGGTGATAAAATTATGAATAGCTTACTCGAACAATTAAGCGATATTTCATGTGTGCATCTCATCTCAACGACAGGAAACGAGCATTTTTATTATAAACATGCCTTTAAAAATGTAAAGACAGGAATGGCGAGGTATATAAATGTTCAATTACAGCAGAAATACCTTAATTAG
- a CDS encoding DnaD domain-containing protein, producing the protein MNEETFQTFMNSGSLAVPNQLLLHYSKLGLTEDELVLILQIQYYLQKGELFPTPAQLSESMSISVTNCSNLLRGLIQHGFLKIEEYEDNHIQCEKYSIDPLWSKLYQFFMSEMNGANQKKKEQEEGNLYKIFEQEFARPLSPFESETLSIWIDQDHHDVEMIKAALREAVLSGKVNFRYIDRILFDWKKNGITTIEQARQHAKKFRANQQTNKQKPSQTEASDYKRKVPFYNWLEQ; encoded by the coding sequence ATGAATGAAGAAACGTTTCAAACCTTTATGAATAGTGGTAGTTTGGCCGTTCCAAACCAGCTACTTTTACATTATTCAAAACTGGGATTAACAGAAGATGAACTTGTCCTTATTTTACAAATTCAATACTATCTTCAAAAAGGAGAACTTTTTCCTACTCCTGCACAATTATCTGAAAGTATGTCGATATCTGTAACAAATTGCTCGAATTTATTGAGAGGCTTAATTCAACATGGCTTTTTAAAAATCGAAGAGTATGAAGATAATCACATTCAGTGCGAGAAATATTCGATCGATCCCCTATGGTCAAAATTATATCAATTTTTCATGAGTGAAATGAATGGAGCTAATCAAAAGAAAAAAGAACAAGAGGAAGGCAATTTATATAAAATTTTTGAACAAGAGTTTGCTAGGCCTCTTTCTCCTTTTGAAAGTGAAACTTTGTCCATTTGGATAGATCAAGACCATCATGATGTTGAGATGATTAAAGCGGCATTAAGAGAAGCTGTTTTATCCGGTAAAGTGAACTTCCGTTACATTGATCGCATATTATTTGATTGGAAAAAGAATGGAATCACCACCATTGAGCAAGCAAGACAGCATGCTAAAAAATTTCGAGCAAATCAACAAACGAATAAACAAAAACCTTCACAAACGGAAGCAAGTGATTACAAACGGAAAGTACCTTTTTATAACTGGCTAGAGCAATGA
- a CDS encoding YpmA family protein, which translates to MESKVEVMSTVTVEHSDELYKMVDLLNRTLKKDDLMFGIALDDQDHSKAVFTIYRT; encoded by the coding sequence GTGGAAAGTAAAGTTGAAGTTATGTCAACGGTTACGGTTGAACATTCAGATGAATTGTATAAAATGGTAGATTTATTAAATCGAACGTTAAAAAAAGACGATTTGATGTTTGGGATAGCACTTGATGATCAAGATCATTCCAAAGCTGTCTTTACAATATATCGTACATAG
- a CDS encoding DUF1273 domain-containing protein yields MKVVSLTGYKHFELGIYNQKDFAIQCIKDALKKKLIPLIEDGLEWVLLSGHPGVELWGAEVVLALKDFYPQLKLAVVPAFLFQHENWKEETKGAYEKVVSQADFHQSVTNKGYESPEQYRLKNMFLTSKSEGLIIVFDEEKTGSPKYQYEMALKKQQQQPYEIIRIGFDDLQEIADEYNNNNYV; encoded by the coding sequence ATGAAAGTTGTTTCATTAACTGGTTATAAACATTTTGAACTTGGAATATATAATCAAAAAGATTTTGCGATCCAATGTATAAAAGATGCATTGAAGAAAAAACTTATTCCACTTATTGAAGATGGGCTTGAGTGGGTCCTTCTTTCTGGACACCCAGGTGTGGAGCTTTGGGGAGCAGAAGTTGTTTTAGCTTTAAAGGATTTTTATCCTCAATTAAAACTTGCTGTCGTTCCAGCTTTTTTATTCCAACATGAAAATTGGAAGGAAGAAACAAAAGGTGCCTACGAAAAAGTGGTTTCACAAGCCGATTTTCATCAAAGTGTAACAAACAAAGGTTATGAGAGTCCTGAACAATATCGATTAAAAAACATGTTCTTAACATCGAAAAGTGAAGGGTTAATCATTGTATTTGACGAAGAAAAGACTGGATCACCTAAATATCAATATGAAATGGCATTGAAAAAGCAACAACAACAGCCTTATGAGATTATTCGTATTGGTTTTGATGATCTACAAGAGATTGCAGATGAATATAATAACAATAACTATGTGTGA
- the nth gene encoding endonuclease III codes for MLTKAQINHAIETMAEMFPDAHCELNHRNPFDLVIAVLLSAQCTDALVNRVTTELFKKYETPQDYLSVSIEELQNDIRSIGLYRNKAKNIQKLCQMLIENYHGEVPKDRDELINLPGVGRKTANVVVSVAYDIPAIAVDTHVERVSKRLGICRWKDSVLEVEKTLMRKIPETLWSDTHHRMIFFGRYHCKAQTPQCDVCTLLSLCREGKKRMKGKI; via the coding sequence ATGTTAACAAAAGCACAAATTAATCATGCTATTGAGACTATGGCAGAAATGTTTCCAGATGCTCATTGTGAGCTTAACCACCGCAACCCGTTTGATCTTGTCATTGCGGTGCTTTTATCTGCCCAATGTACAGATGCTTTAGTGAACCGAGTAACAACGGAGCTATTTAAAAAGTATGAAACCCCTCAAGACTATCTTTCCGTTTCGATAGAAGAACTACAAAATGATATCCGATCGATTGGTCTATATAGGAATAAAGCGAAAAATATTCAAAAGCTTTGTCAAATGTTAATAGAAAACTATCATGGTGAAGTCCCTAAAGACAGGGATGAACTTATTAACCTTCCAGGAGTCGGAAGAAAAACAGCGAACGTGGTCGTCTCAGTGGCTTATGATATTCCTGCGATTGCTGTCGATACACATGTAGAACGAGTGAGTAAAAGGTTGGGGATTTGCAGGTGGAAAGATTCGGTACTTGAAGTAGAGAAAACGTTGATGAGAAAGATTCCAGAGACACTATGGAGTGATACGCATCATCGAATGATTTTTTTTGGCCGTTATCATTGTAAAGCTCAAACCCCTCAATGTGACGTATGCACGTTACTTTCTCTTTGCCGTGAAGGAAAAAAGCGTATGAAAGGAAAGATATGA
- the recU gene encoding Holliday junction resolvase RecU, with product MIFNYPNGKAYTNNSSLAKQPASNHRYSNRGMSLEEDINLTNQYYLQENIAVIHKKPTPVQIVDVHYPQRSRAVIKEAYFKQASTTDYNGVYKGKYIDFEAKETKNKTSFPLQNIHQHQINHMESVVNHNGIAFMIIQFTSLEEVYFLPAIEIFPFWERKLSGGRKSITIDEIRINATKIELGYHPRIDYIKVIKNMY from the coding sequence ATGATCTTTAATTATCCTAATGGAAAAGCATATACAAATAACTCCTCTCTTGCTAAACAACCAGCTAGTAACCATCGATATAGTAATCGTGGGATGTCGTTAGAAGAGGATATTAATCTTACCAATCAATATTATTTACAAGAAAATATTGCGGTTATACATAAAAAACCTACACCCGTCCAAATTGTGGATGTTCATTATCCACAAAGAAGCAGAGCCGTTATTAAGGAGGCTTATTTTAAACAAGCCTCAACTACAGATTATAACGGTGTTTATAAAGGGAAGTACATTGATTTTGAAGCAAAAGAAACGAAAAATAAAACATCGTTTCCCCTGCAAAATATTCATCAACACCAAATTAACCATATGGAGTCTGTAGTTAACCATAACGGGATCGCATTTATGATTATTCAATTTACCTCTTTAGAGGAAGTATATTTTTTACCAGCGATTGAGATCTTCCCATTTTGGGAACGAAAGCTGTCGGGAGGACGTAAATCTATTACGATTGATGAGATTAGAATAAATGCAACAAAAATAGAGCTTGGCTATCACCCAAGAATCGATTATATTAAAGTAATAAAAAATATGTATTAA
- a CDS encoding Hsp20 family protein gives MSNLEKRNNTNLPYGNLSLDQFEREMREWIYESPLKSIFQEIEQLFEQASPFPNIFFEDFQTETQYIIKAHLPNIKKDQIFIDLYYQYLTISIEHNETMKQKNHDGTFINSFSSMGKIAKTFYLPSEVRDQELSINHELDILTITVPIK, from the coding sequence ATGTCAAATTTAGAAAAAAGAAATAATACTAACTTACCTTACGGCAATCTTTCTTTAGATCAGTTTGAAAGAGAAATGCGTGAGTGGATATATGAATCTCCCTTAAAATCAATTTTTCAGGAAATTGAACAATTATTTGAACAAGCAAGTCCATTTCCAAATATCTTCTTTGAGGATTTTCAAACAGAAACGCAGTATATAATAAAAGCTCACTTACCTAACATTAAAAAAGACCAAATATTTATTGATTTATATTATCAATACTTGACCATTTCAATTGAACATAATGAAACAATGAAACAAAAGAACCATGATGGGACATTTATCAATAGCTTTAGTTCGATGGGGAAAATTGCAAAAACTTTTTATTTACCTAGTGAAGTACGCGACCAAGAATTAAGTATTAATCATGAATTAGATATTTTAACAATAACAGTTCCAATTAAATAA
- a CDS encoding DUF2515 family protein: MSLDKGKIIENINKKTQKQNIDNISRTVAYATFYQQHKEVKWSFLASMVSRNAGWSMTDLEGIWMRKALDKSIRTQFFYFYEKANWLIFSDAYPQLLMYEWSKRLRSPIFDLLKHFHVSSFMIKEWYHFYSYKDEERLMTSLIINEQHLIDKPVIKQMKKQVINRFHFKLQELFHLSTVIFPTTNGQLYGYSVQDFYRLKKRIELGKKLAAMLFHPQLYVFFYQFSNLTVHTGSRYDFERYLSSSSHKESPMLRAVYPIVPHYIDVKKRNWFHHQLLDHYYTPVHMDNINIITEWYLKKRNQIRVMCLLEEHINHT, from the coding sequence ATGAGTTTAGACAAAGGAAAGATCATAGAAAATATAAATAAGAAAACACAAAAACAGAACATTGACAACATTTCACGTACAGTTGCGTATGCAACATTTTATCAACAACATAAAGAAGTAAAATGGTCTTTTTTAGCCAGCATGGTTTCAAGAAATGCGGGTTGGTCAATGACCGACCTAGAAGGCATTTGGATGAGAAAAGCCTTAGATAAGTCTATTAGAACGCAATTTTTCTATTTTTACGAGAAGGCAAATTGGCTAATTTTTTCTGACGCTTACCCACAATTACTAATGTATGAATGGTCTAAGAGGTTAAGAAGTCCTATTTTTGATCTATTAAAACACTTCCATGTTTCTTCTTTCATGATAAAAGAATGGTATCATTTCTATTCGTATAAAGATGAAGAACGCTTGATGACATCCTTAATTATAAATGAACAACATCTCATTGATAAACCGGTTATAAAGCAAATGAAAAAACAAGTTATTAATAGATTTCACTTTAAACTTCAAGAGTTATTTCATTTAAGTACGGTTATTTTTCCAACTACAAATGGACAACTATATGGGTATTCTGTTCAAGATTTTTATCGTCTAAAAAAAAGAATAGAATTAGGAAAAAAGCTAGCAGCGATGTTGTTCCATCCCCAGTTGTATGTTTTCTTCTATCAATTTTCGAATTTAACTGTTCATACTGGTTCAAGGTATGATTTTGAACGTTATTTAAGTTCGAGTAGTCACAAGGAATCTCCTATGTTAAGAGCAGTCTATCCAATTGTTCCTCATTATATAGACGTTAAAAAAAGAAATTGGTTTCATCACCAATTGCTTGATCATTATTATACCCCTGTTCATATGGATAACATTAACATTATAACAGAGTGGTATTTAAAAAAGCGAAATCAAATAAGGGTAATGTGTTTATTGGAAGAGCATATTAACCACACCTAA